The nucleotide sequence CTCGGCGTTGACCAGCCGGTTCACCTCGTTGCGCACGCCCTTGAAGATCCGCACGTCCTCTGTGCGCAGCAGCGCCGAGTGCGCGCCCGCGAGCGCGAGGAACGTGACGATCGGCTCGGCGCCCTTCAGGTAGACGGCGTGCAGGCCGCGGCGCCGCGTCACGCGCGCCTCGATGTCGAAGCGCGCGAGCAGGCCGACCAGGTCGTCGGCGATGTCGCGCGTCTCGGTCGTCAGCTCGAAGTGGAAGTCGCCGTGCGGGTCCGCGACGAACCCGCCGCCGAGGAACGCCCCGCGCAGGTACGCCTGCGCGCAGCAGTCGCGCCTCACGAGCGCGGGCGGCACGTGGCCGGCGAGCCCGAAGTCGGCGCCGAGCACGCCGAGGTCGCGCAACGCGCCGGCGAGCTTGGGCTGGGTCGGCACCGTGATCAGGTAGTTGTTCGCGCGGTGCAGGGTCGAGCGCCGGACCGTGAGTTCGGTGGTGAGGCCGTAGAGGCCATGCAGCAGCTTGATGGTCTTGCGCGCGACCGGCGCGGTCTCGGTGGCGATCTCGAGGCGGACGCGCTCGTTGCCGGTGAAGTGCAGCGTCCCCTCCACCCGCACGAGCGCGGCGAGCTCCGCCTTGGGGCAGCACACGCGCTTGCCCTCGACGCGCGAGAGCTCGTCTTTCACCTCCGCGGTGAACGACACGGCTACAGCACCTCCGCCAGCGCGGCCTGCAGCAAGGCGGCCGAGTGGTGCAGCGGGTTCGCGGGGTCGATCACGTCGAACGCGCGGGCCTCGAGCCCGAGGGCGGCGATGCGCTCTCGCGTCGCGGCGTCGCCGAGGACGGAGTCCGCCGCGGGCGGCGCGTCCGCGCGCTCGTGGACGATGACGGTGTCGATCGCGCCGCCGAGGCCGTGGCCGACCAGCGCCGCGACGTGATCGGCGGCATCCATGCCGCCGGTCTCGCCGCGCTGGTTGGCCACGTTGCAGACGTAGACGCGCCGCCCGCGGCACGCGCGGAGCGCGTCGGCGACGCCGGCGACGAGGAAGTTCGGCAGGATCGACGTGTACAGCGAGCCCGGGCCGATGACGACCGCGTCCGCCTCGGCGATCGCCTCGACCGCAGGCGCGTACGCGGGGGGGTCGGCCGGCTCGAGGTAGACCATCTCCACCGGCGCGTCGCTGTGAGCCACGTTGACCTGCCCCGCGACCTCACTACCGGCTGCGTCGACCGCGTGCAGGCGCACGTCCGCGAGCGTCGACGGGAGCACGCGCCCGCGCGCGCCGAGCAGCTCGGCAGCCGCGGACAGCGCCTCCGGGAAGCCGCCGCGGATGTCGGCGAGCGCGGCGATCACGAGGTTGCCGAGCGCATGGCCGGCGAGGCTCTCGCCGTGCGGGAAGCGGTACGCGAACACGCGGGCAAGCGTGCTGTCGGGATCGGCGAGGGCCACGAGGCAGTTGCGGGCGTCGCCGGGCGGCAGCATGCCGAGCTCGCGGCGGAGCAGGCCGGACGAGCCGCCGTCGTCGGCCACCGTGACCACCGCGGTGACGTCGTAGCCGAGGCCGAGCAGGCCGCGCAGGACCGCGGGCAGGCCCGTGCCCCCGCCGATGGCGACGGCCGTGCGCGTCACGCAGCGCCCCCACGGCCGATGTCGCGGTGCGTGACGGTGACGGTGTAGCCGCGTCCGCGGAGCATCCCGGCGGTCCGCTCGGCCAGCACCACGCTGCGGTGCTTGCCGCCCGTGCAACCGAGCGCGATCGACAGGTGGCTTCGGCCCTCGGCGACGTAGTGCGGCGCGAGGAACTTCAGAAGCCCGAACCACTTGCGCTCGAAGTCCTCGGTCTCCTTGCGCTCGAGCACGAACCGGCGCACCGGATCGTCGCAGCCGTCGAGGTCGCGCAGCTCGTCGACGTAGTAGGGGTTCGGCAGGAAGCGCACGTCCATGACGATGTCGGCGTCGCGAGGCGCACCGTCGTACTTGAACCCGAACGACGAGACCGAGACCGCGAGCGTCTGCGTGAGCGACTCGCCGAAGAACCGGTGGCGGATCTGGTCGCGCAGCTTGGTCGGCGACATGTGGCTCGTGTCGATGACGACGTCGGCCATCGCGCGGACCTCGGCGAGCGCCTCGCGCTCAGCCCGGATGCCCTCGGCGACCGAACCCTCCTCGCCGAGCGGATGGCGGCGGCGCGTCTCCTTGAAGCGGTTGACGAGCGTCTCGTCGTCGGCCTCGAGGAAGAGCACGTGCAGCGGGACGCCTTCGGCCTTGAGGCGGGTGAGCTCACCGGTGAGCTCAGCGAAGAACTCGAGCGCGCGCACGTCGCACACGATGGCGATGCGGCGCACGCGGCTGCCCTCGAGGTGCGTGAGGCCCACGACCTGGCCGATCAGCGACGGCGGCAGGTTGTCGATGCAGAAGTAGCCGACGTCCTCGAAGGTGTGGATCGTCTGCGTGCGGCCGGCGCCGGACATGCCGGTGATGACGACGAGCGTCGGCTGCGGCTGATCGGGCTCGAGGTCGTGTTCGCTGGCTGCGGGCATCGCGTCCGTCCCCCGTCACGTGCGGCTTCGAGCGGGCGAGGCACGAGTATACGCGCAAACGCAGGACCCGGGCGTGTCCATACCCGGCGCGCCCGGCGCGGCGCCTACATCAGCGTGGACACGAGGCGCGCGGCGGCGTTGCGCAGCCGTCGCGGCCACGGCCAGCT is from Actinomycetota bacterium and encodes:
- the whiA gene encoding DNA-binding protein WhiA produces the protein MSFTAEVKDELSRVEGKRVCCPKAELAALVRVEGTLHFTGNERVRLEIATETAPVARKTIKLLHGLYGLTTELTVRRSTLHRANNYLITVPTQPKLAGALRDLGVLGADFGLAGHVPPALVRRDCCAQAYLRGAFLGGGFVADPHGDFHFELTTETRDIADDLVGLLARFDIEARVTRRRGLHAVYLKGAEPIVTFLALAGAHSALLRTEDVRIFKGVRNEVNRLVNAETANLHKAADAAAAQIECIRRLAADPGLDALPPALRELAELRLANPDANLRELGELADPPLSKSAVYH
- a CDS encoding YvcK family protein — its product is MHGRQAPQRGAGRADRRDAPRTRLHRHRHAPRHRPWGRCVTRTAVAIGGGTGLPAVLRGLLGLGYDVTAVVTVADDGGSSGLLRRELGMLPPGDARNCLVALADPDSTLARVFAYRFPHGESLAGHALGNLVIAALADIRGGFPEALSAAAELLGARGRVLPSTLADVRLHAVDAAGSEVAGQVNVAHSDAPVEMVYLEPADPPAYAPAVEAIAEADAVVIGPGSLYTSILPNFLVAGVADALRACRGRRVYVCNVANQRGETGGMDAADHVAALVGHGLGGAIDTVIVHERADAPPAADSVLGDAATRERIAALGLEARAFDVIDPANPLHHSAALLQAALAEVL
- the rapZ gene encoding RNase adapter RapZ; protein product: MPAASEHDLEPDQPQPTLVVITGMSGAGRTQTIHTFEDVGYFCIDNLPPSLIGQVVGLTHLEGSRVRRIAIVCDVRALEFFAELTGELTRLKAEGVPLHVLFLEADDETLVNRFKETRRRHPLGEEGSVAEGIRAEREALAEVRAMADVVIDTSHMSPTKLRDQIRHRFFGESLTQTLAVSVSSFGFKYDGAPRDADIVMDVRFLPNPYYVDELRDLDGCDDPVRRFVLERKETEDFERKWFGLLKFLAPHYVAEGRSHLSIALGCTGGKHRSVVLAERTAGMLRGRGYTVTVTHRDIGRGGAA